The proteins below come from a single Sorghum bicolor cultivar BTx623 chromosome 4, Sorghum_bicolor_NCBIv3, whole genome shotgun sequence genomic window:
- the LOC8071762 gene encoding ADP-ribosylation factor GTPase-activating protein AGD12, translating into MSTANRYQHIKSTKPVVGKARKLKDLMIKSDNRICADCGAPDPKWASANIGVFLCLKCGDVHRALGPDISKVLSITLDDWSDSDIDSMLEVGGNSYANSIYEAFLPKDHPKPKPDSTMEYRTKFIRAKYETQDFLKPSLRISSRSSFKSTTSVKSVDNNFSSTSRKDVSEDTREFVGELNITVVKGTNLAVRDMLTSDPYVILTLGGQTAQSTVKKSDLNPVWNEVLKISVPRNYGPLKLEIYDHDIFSADDIMGEAEIDLQPMITAAMAFGDTSRLGDMQIGRWFMTKDNALMKDSTVNVVAGKVKQEVHLKLQNVESGEMELELEWVPIL; encoded by the exons ATGAGTACTGCTAATCGCTATCAACACATCAAGTCAACGAAGCCTGTTGTAG GCAAAGCAAGAAAATTGAAGGATCTTATGATAAAAAGTGACAATAGGATATGTGCTGATTGTGGTGCACCTGATCCCAAATGGGC ATCTGCTAATATTGGAGTGTTTCTTTGCTtaaaatgtggtgatgttcATAGGGCACTTGGACCTGACATTTCAAAG GTTTTGTCTATAACTTTGGATGATTGGTCTGATAGTGATATCGACTCTATGCTTGAGGTTGGTGGAAACTCATATGCAAATTCAATTTATGAGGCTTTTCTTCCAAAAGATCACCCAAAACCCAAACCAGATTCAACGATGGAATATAGGACAAAATTTATAAG AGCTAAGTatgagacacaagattttttgaaGCCAAGTTTGCGCATTTCATCAAGATCATCTTTTAAATCTACCACTTCTGTGAAGAGTGTAGATAACAATTTCTCTAGCACTTCAAGGAAGGATGTCTCT GAAGATACAAGAGAATTTGTTGGAGAGCTGAATATTACAGTGGTGAAAGGTACTAACTTGGCCGTTAGAGACATGCTAACAAGTGATCCATATGTTATTTTAACACTCGGAGGGCAG ACAGCTCAATCGACAGTTAAAAAAAGTGATTTGAATCCGGTATGGAATGAAGTGCTTAAGATATCTGTTCCTCGAAATTACGGACCTCTAAAACTT GAAATATATGACCATGATATTTTCTCAGCCGATGATATCATGGGTGAAGCAGAGATAGATCTCCAACCAATGATCACAGCCGCCATGGCCTTTGGAGATACTTCACGTCTTGGTGACATGCAAATTGGGAGGTGGTTCATGACCAAAGACAATGCCCTGATGAAAGATAGCACAGTGAATGTTGTGGCAGGCAAGGTAAAACAGGAGGTGCACTTAAAGCTGCAGAACGTAGAATCAGGTGAGATGGAGTTAGAGCTAGAATGGGTTCCGATCCTCTAG
- the LOC8077720 gene encoding probable amino acid permease 7 isoform X1: protein MGSSGGGGSDGGGDRQAQPLLGKLSESESSYSSSDEHLVNRTGTVWTAMAHIITAVIGSGVLSLAWSVAQLGWVGGPAAMVFFAGVTAVQSTLIADCYISHDPERGVVRNRSYVDAVRLYLGEKSHLFCGFFLNFSLFGTGVVYTLTSATSMRAIQKANCYHKEGHDAPCSVGGDVYYMLVFGLAQVVLSQIPDFHEMAGLSVFAAAMSFFYSFVGVGLGIAKVIANGVIMGGIGGIPMVTTTRKVWRVSQAVGDILFAYPFSLVLLEIEDTLRPPETETMKTATRASIGITTLFYLCCGCFGYAAFGDATPGNLLTGFGFYEPYWLIDLANLCIVLHLLGGYQVYTQPVFAFLDRKFGGGATVVVVEVPLLGTRRVNAFRLCFRTAYVAATTALAVWFPYFNQVIGLLGAFTFWPLAVYFPVEMYLTRNKVAPWSNQWLAVHGFSLVCLLISAFASVGSAVGVFGSETS from the exons ATGGGGtcaagcggcggcggcggcagcgacggcggcggcgaccggcAAGCGCAGCCGCTGCTCGGCAagctctcggagtcggagtcatcGTACAGCTCGTCCGACGAGCACCTGGTCAACAGAACCG gCACGGTATGGACGGCGATGGCGCACATAATCACGGCGGTGATCGGGTCCGGCGTGCTGTCGCTGGCGTGGAGCGTGGCGCAGCTGGGATGGGTGGGCGGGCCGGCGGCCATGGTGTTCTTCGCCGGCGTCACCGCGGTGCAGTCCACCCTGATCGCCGACTGCTACATTTCCCACGACCCGGAGCGAGGCGTCGTCAGGAACCGCTCCTACGTCGACGCCGTGCGCCTCTACCTAG GCGAGAAGAGCCATCTGTTCTGCGGCTTCTTCCTCAACTTCAGCTTGTTTGGCACCGGTGTGGTGTACACGCTCACTTCCGCCACTAGTATGAG GGCGATTCAGAAGGCCAACTGCTACCACAAGGAAGGGCACGACGCGCCGTGCTCCGTGGGAGGGGACGTCTACTACATGCTCGTGTTCGGCCTCGCGCAGGTGGTGCTGTCGCAGATACCCGACTTCCACGAGATGGCGGGGCTCTCCGTCTTCGCCGCCGCCATGTCCTTCTTCTATTCCTTCGTCGGCGTCGGCCTTGGCATCGCCAAAGTCATCG CAAACGGGGTGATCATGGGCGGCATCGGAGGTATCCCGATGGTGACCACGACGCGGAAGGTGTGGCGAGTCTCGCAGGCCGTCGGGGACATCTTGTTCGCCTACCCTTTCTCCTTGGTGCTGCTGGAAATAGAG GACACGCTGAGGCCGCCGGAGACGGAGACGATGAAGACGGCGACGAGGGCCAGCATCGGTATCACCACCCTCTTCTACCTCTGCTGCGGATGCTTTGGCTACGCGGCGTTCGGCGACGCCACCCCGGGCAACCTCCTCACCGGCTTCGGCTTCTACGAGCCCTACTGGCTCATCGACCTCGCCAACCTCTGCATCGTTCTCCACCTCCTCGGCGGCTACCAG GTGTACACGCAGCCGGTGTTCGCGTTCTTGGACCGCAAGTTCGGCGGCGGGGCCACGGTCGTCGTAGTGGAGGTGCCGCTGCTGGGCACGCGGCGGGTGAACGCGTTCAGGCTGTGCTTCCGCACGGCGTACGTGGCGGCGACCACGGCGCTGGCCGTGTGGTTCCCCTACTTCAACCAGGTCATCGGCCTGCTCGGCGCCTTCACCTTCTGGCCGCTCGCCGTCTACTTCCCCGTGGAGATGTACCTCACGAGGAACAAGGTGGCGCCGTGGAGCAACCAGTGGCTCGCCGTCCATGGATTCAGCCTCGTCTGCCTGCTCATCAGCGCCTTCGCCTCCGTCGGCTCCGCTGTGGGGGTGTTCGGGTCGGAGACGAGCTGA
- the LOC8077720 gene encoding probable amino acid permease 7 isoform X2 has protein sequence MAHIITAVIGSGVLSLAWSVAQLGWVGGPAAMVFFAGVTAVQSTLIADCYISHDPERGVVRNRSYVDAVRLYLGEKSHLFCGFFLNFSLFGTGVVYTLTSATSMRAIQKANCYHKEGHDAPCSVGGDVYYMLVFGLAQVVLSQIPDFHEMAGLSVFAAAMSFFYSFVGVGLGIAKVIANGVIMGGIGGIPMVTTTRKVWRVSQAVGDILFAYPFSLVLLEIEDTLRPPETETMKTATRASIGITTLFYLCCGCFGYAAFGDATPGNLLTGFGFYEPYWLIDLANLCIVLHLLGGYQVYTQPVFAFLDRKFGGGATVVVVEVPLLGTRRVNAFRLCFRTAYVAATTALAVWFPYFNQVIGLLGAFTFWPLAVYFPVEMYLTRNKVAPWSNQWLAVHGFSLVCLLISAFASVGSAVGVFGSETS, from the exons ATGGCGCACATAATCACGGCGGTGATCGGGTCCGGCGTGCTGTCGCTGGCGTGGAGCGTGGCGCAGCTGGGATGGGTGGGCGGGCCGGCGGCCATGGTGTTCTTCGCCGGCGTCACCGCGGTGCAGTCCACCCTGATCGCCGACTGCTACATTTCCCACGACCCGGAGCGAGGCGTCGTCAGGAACCGCTCCTACGTCGACGCCGTGCGCCTCTACCTAG GCGAGAAGAGCCATCTGTTCTGCGGCTTCTTCCTCAACTTCAGCTTGTTTGGCACCGGTGTGGTGTACACGCTCACTTCCGCCACTAGTATGAG GGCGATTCAGAAGGCCAACTGCTACCACAAGGAAGGGCACGACGCGCCGTGCTCCGTGGGAGGGGACGTCTACTACATGCTCGTGTTCGGCCTCGCGCAGGTGGTGCTGTCGCAGATACCCGACTTCCACGAGATGGCGGGGCTCTCCGTCTTCGCCGCCGCCATGTCCTTCTTCTATTCCTTCGTCGGCGTCGGCCTTGGCATCGCCAAAGTCATCG CAAACGGGGTGATCATGGGCGGCATCGGAGGTATCCCGATGGTGACCACGACGCGGAAGGTGTGGCGAGTCTCGCAGGCCGTCGGGGACATCTTGTTCGCCTACCCTTTCTCCTTGGTGCTGCTGGAAATAGAG GACACGCTGAGGCCGCCGGAGACGGAGACGATGAAGACGGCGACGAGGGCCAGCATCGGTATCACCACCCTCTTCTACCTCTGCTGCGGATGCTTTGGCTACGCGGCGTTCGGCGACGCCACCCCGGGCAACCTCCTCACCGGCTTCGGCTTCTACGAGCCCTACTGGCTCATCGACCTCGCCAACCTCTGCATCGTTCTCCACCTCCTCGGCGGCTACCAG GTGTACACGCAGCCGGTGTTCGCGTTCTTGGACCGCAAGTTCGGCGGCGGGGCCACGGTCGTCGTAGTGGAGGTGCCGCTGCTGGGCACGCGGCGGGTGAACGCGTTCAGGCTGTGCTTCCGCACGGCGTACGTGGCGGCGACCACGGCGCTGGCCGTGTGGTTCCCCTACTTCAACCAGGTCATCGGCCTGCTCGGCGCCTTCACCTTCTGGCCGCTCGCCGTCTACTTCCCCGTGGAGATGTACCTCACGAGGAACAAGGTGGCGCCGTGGAGCAACCAGTGGCTCGCCGTCCATGGATTCAGCCTCGTCTGCCTGCTCATCAGCGCCTTCGCCTCCGTCGGCTCCGCTGTGGGGGTGTTCGGGTCGGAGACGAGCTGA
- the LOC8071763 gene encoding putative pentatricopeptide repeat-containing protein At5g06400, mitochondrial isoform X1 — protein sequence MARSAAARLLAFSPLLLGSSHCHLRLRHPPLLLLPTSRSKTTSRKLPRSQPREVAPEPAGSGRPGPPGAPPSLFQEISELVASVANVEALLPRRNGGAPCDDLGAAAVGCTEGARGIASERAALASTSIAGCISDRVVLGDSADDESSQSRGTITITNAAEAFCREAGDTGMAVDSDVDNISAMVHRITAVLRSEAPGPSVEQKLKSLGANYTPNLVNMVLKRCFKFRQLGFWFFHWAKRLPDFHHTTETYNTMLYIVGEARSFGIMEELVGEMDREMCPKDIKTWTILLSKYGKARQIGKMLSTFEAMRKSESIWIDSKVYRTVFHALCNADKPELALEFYKDMPSNMEVGTDILRLLMCCLATSDNTTEGVYLIRDDMIDGMKHPEEYCYTEALRSFCIAGKLGEAWKVFQKMKNKSMANSSALENLLRGLCRAGRMDEALQVTEYMKRISSLNSTTFSFLINGYLRKGEHTKALDLLREMTEYGCVPLASSYTQVMQHLFAIDQCEEACGLFEEMLKNSVEPDIVTFTALICGHVRSGHISKAWDVFRNINKNGQKPTLKAYTVFMRELCKVSRHLEAVALLKEMLEYDFRPSETTFCWLISTLRDKSYLEEASYVDRMRASFNFRNPRDGLQFEQLDGIDNVDKFRKMRKSNPQEKELALEFTGSPSDQNGKVSSFTLSDDTHQKEQQDYSDGDVEEICRILSSSDDWGSTQQALQMRSVHFSPNLVDAILKRCKRNSRAALQFFSWVGRRPYYMPTTKTYNTAMKLAGSAKDFKHMRYLYKEMLRIGCSPTVDTWNVMVCQYGNAGLSEKALKTFCYMKECGFLPDKTTYNHLIMYLTCSKGRKIDVAVRIFQEMCHAGHIFDNRTFFMYLLALCECGKIADATSSVVSLCERGFSVQAGYSIFLRSLCRADRVEEALHLFDCIEKHGCSRDQYMYGSLIHVLLRRDKFEDAVAKLTEMKNEGILQSTHIYTSFIVYYFQKRDVVKALDVLREMKENGCEPTVVTFSALIRGYMAMGMVSEAWAVFQQMKMRGPAPDFETYSMFMSCLCKAGRSEDGLHLIHDMSDRGFIPSTVNFMTVVHGLNVEGKHELAESVLRSKWHLRKQRTISN from the coding sequence ATGGCGCGAAGCGCCGCCGCCCGGCTGCTCGCTTTCTCCCCTCTCCTTCTCGGCTCCAGCCACTGCCACTTGCGCCTTCGCCACCCTCCCCTCCTCCTACTCCCTACATCCCGTTCTAAGACCACCTCCCGCAAGCTTCCCCGCTCACAGCCTCGTGAGGTGGCGCCTGAACCCGCCGGCAGCGGTCGCCCAGGGCCACCAGGGGCGCCCCCCTCTCTTTTCCAGGAAATCTCCGAACTCGTTGCCTCAGTGGCCAATGTTGAAGCGTTACTACCCCGAAGGAATGGCGGCGCGCCTTGTGATGACCTCGGAGCTGCTGCTGTGGGGTGCACCGAAGGTGCTCGAGGAATTGCTTCAGAGAGAGCGGCATTGGCTTCTACCTCCATTGCTGGCTGCATATCTGACCGGGTCGTTCTTGGTGACTCTGCAGATGATGAGAGTTCTCAATCTCGTGGCACTATCACAATCACAAATGCTGCAGAGGCATTCTGCCGGGAGGCTGGAGACACTGGCATGGCAGTAGATTCTGATGTTGACAATATCAGCGCAATGGTGCACAGGATTACAGCAGTCCTCCGGTCAGAGGCACCTGGGCCGTCAGTGGAGCAGAAGCTTAAGAGCCTGGGTGCGAATTACACTCCGAACCTTGTTAACATGGTGCTGAAGAGGTGCTTCAAGTTCAGGCAACTGGGATTCTGGTTCTTCCACTGGGCAAAGCGACTCCCAGATTTCCACCACACGACGGAGACGTACAACACGATGCTGTACATTGTGGGCGAAGCGAGGAGCTTTGGTATCATGGAGGAGCTCGTGGGCGAGATGGATCGGGAGATGTGCCCCAAGGACATCAAGACATGGACGATTTTATTATCAAAATATGGAAAGGCGAGGCAGATTGGCAAGATGCTGTCAACCTTTGAGGCGATGAGGAAATCGGAATCCATCTGGATAGACAGTAAAGTCTATAGGACAGTTTTTCACGCTTTGTGCAATGCTGATAAGCCTGAGCTTGCTCTTGAGTTCTACAAGGATATGCCCAGCAACATGGAGGTCGGGACTGACATTCTTCGACTACTAATGTGTTGTCTTGCAACATCAGATAATACTACTGAAGGTGTCTATCTTATCAGAGATGATATGATTGATGGCATGAAACATCCAGAGGAGTACTGCTACACGGAGGCTCTTCGAAGCTTTTGTATAGCAGGAAAGCTTGGTGAGGCATGGAAAGTCTTTCagaagatgaagaacaaatcgaTGGCTAACTCATCTGCACTTGAGAATCTCCTGAGAGGGCTCTGCAGAGCAGGGAGAATGGATGAAGCTTTGCAGGTCACAGAATACATGAAGAGGATATCAAGTCTAAACAGTACAACATTTTCGTTCCTCATCAATGGTTACCTTAGGAAAGGGGAGCATACCAAGGCACTTGACTTGCTGCGGGAGATGACAGAATATGGATGTGTTCCACTGGCATCATCTTATACCCAGGTCATGCAACACCTATTTGCAATTGATCAGTGTGAAGAAGCATGTGGACTGTTTGAAGAGATGCTAAAAAACAGTGTTGAACCAGATATTGTTACGTTCACAGCACTGATTTGTGGGCATGTTCGCAGCGGACATATATCCAAAGCATGGGATGTCTTCAGGAATATCAATAAGAATGGTCAGAAACCCACGTTGAAAGCATATACAGTGTTCATGCGAGAGCTCTGCAAGGTGTCCAGGCACCTTGAGGCCGTAGCACTTCTGAAggaaatgctggaatatgattTCAGGCCTTCTGAGACAACTTTCTGCTGGTTAATTTCTACTTTACGCGACAAATCCTATTTGGAAGAGGCAAGTTATGTTGATAGAATGCGGGCATCTTTTAATTTTCGAAACCCTAGAGATGGTTTGCAATTCGAACAGTTAGATGGCATTGACAATGTTGATAAGTTTCGAAAAATGCGCAAGTCTAATCCCCAAGAGAAAGAACTGGCATTGGAGTTCACTGGCTCTCCTTCAGATCAAAATGGTAAGGTCTCCAGTTTCACGCTTTCTGACGACACACATCAGAAAGAACAACAGGACTACAGTGATGGAGATGTTGAAGAAATATGTCGGATTCTGTCTTCTTCTGATGATTGGGGCTCAACACAACAGGCACTGCAGATGAGATCAGTCCATTTTAGTCCTAATCTTGTTGATGCCATTTTGAAGCGTTGTAAAAGGAATAGTCGTGCTGCTTTGCAATTTTTCTCATGGGTTGGGAGGCGACCTTACTACATGCCTACTACAAAAACATACAATACTGCTATGAAACTTGCGGGTTCTGCAAAAGATTTTAAGCACATGCGGTATCTGTACAAAGAAATGTTAAGGATCGGATGCTCCCCAACCGTGGATACATGGAATGTCATGGTCTGTCAGTATGGCAATGCTGGTCTGTCTGAAAAGGCCTTGAAGACATTCTGTTACATGAAGGAGTGTGGGTTTCTGCCTGATAAAACTACTTACAATCACCTGATAATGTACCTCACCTGCAGTAAAGGGCGGAAAATAGATGTGGCAGTCAGAATCTTCCAAGAAATGTGTCATGCAGGGCATATATTTGATAACAGGACATTTTTCATGTATCTTTTGGCTCTATGCGAGTGTGGGAAAATAGCAGATGCAACAAGCTCAGTAGTATCCTTATGTGAACGAGGATTTTCTGTGCAGGCTGGCTACTCCATATTCCTTAGATCATTGTGCAGGGCtgatagagtggaggaagctctCCATTTGTTCGATTGTATTGAGAAACATGGTTGCTCCAGAGACCAGTACATGTACGGGAGTCTAATCCATGTTTTGCTAAGGAGGGACAAATTTGAAGATGCTGTTGCCAAGCTTACAGAAATGAAGAACGAAGGGATACTTCAAAGCACACATATATATACCTCATTCATTGTTTATTACTTTCAGAAGAGAGATGTTGTCAAGGCATTGGATGTGCTCAGGGAGATGAAAGAGAATGGATGTGAGCCTACAGTTGTCACATTCTCTGCTTTGATCCGTGGCTACATGGCCATGGGTATGGTTTCAGAGGCTTGGGCTGTTTTCCAACAAATGAAGATGAGAGGACCTGCACCAGACTTTGAAACCTACTCCATGTTCATGTCATGCCTATGCAAAGCAGGTAGATCAGAAGATGGGTTGCATCTTATCCATGACATGTCGGACCGTGGTTTCATTCCCAGCACAGTAAATTTCATGACTGTTGTCCATGGTCTAAATGTGGAGGGCAAACATGAGCTTGCTGAGTCTGTTCTACGGTCAAAATGGCACTTGCGGAAGCAAAGAACTATCTCAAATTag
- the LOC8071763 gene encoding putative pentatricopeptide repeat-containing protein At5g06400, mitochondrial isoform X2, with protein sequence MARSAAARLLAFSPLLLGSSHCHLRLRHPPLLLLPTSRSKTTSRKLPRSQPREVAPEPAGSGRPGPPGAPPSLFQEISELVASVANVEALLPRRNGGAPCDDLGAAAVGCTEDDESSQSRGTITITNAAEAFCREAGDTGMAVDSDVDNISAMVHRITAVLRSEAPGPSVEQKLKSLGANYTPNLVNMVLKRCFKFRQLGFWFFHWAKRLPDFHHTTETYNTMLYIVGEARSFGIMEELVGEMDREMCPKDIKTWTILLSKYGKARQIGKMLSTFEAMRKSESIWIDSKVYRTVFHALCNADKPELALEFYKDMPSNMEVGTDILRLLMCCLATSDNTTEGVYLIRDDMIDGMKHPEEYCYTEALRSFCIAGKLGEAWKVFQKMKNKSMANSSALENLLRGLCRAGRMDEALQVTEYMKRISSLNSTTFSFLINGYLRKGEHTKALDLLREMTEYGCVPLASSYTQVMQHLFAIDQCEEACGLFEEMLKNSVEPDIVTFTALICGHVRSGHISKAWDVFRNINKNGQKPTLKAYTVFMRELCKVSRHLEAVALLKEMLEYDFRPSETTFCWLISTLRDKSYLEEASYVDRMRASFNFRNPRDGLQFEQLDGIDNVDKFRKMRKSNPQEKELALEFTGSPSDQNGKVSSFTLSDDTHQKEQQDYSDGDVEEICRILSSSDDWGSTQQALQMRSVHFSPNLVDAILKRCKRNSRAALQFFSWVGRRPYYMPTTKTYNTAMKLAGSAKDFKHMRYLYKEMLRIGCSPTVDTWNVMVCQYGNAGLSEKALKTFCYMKECGFLPDKTTYNHLIMYLTCSKGRKIDVAVRIFQEMCHAGHIFDNRTFFMYLLALCECGKIADATSSVVSLCERGFSVQAGYSIFLRSLCRADRVEEALHLFDCIEKHGCSRDQYMYGSLIHVLLRRDKFEDAVAKLTEMKNEGILQSTHIYTSFIVYYFQKRDVVKALDVLREMKENGCEPTVVTFSALIRGYMAMGMVSEAWAVFQQMKMRGPAPDFETYSMFMSCLCKAGRSEDGLHLIHDMSDRGFIPSTVNFMTVVHGLNVEGKHELAESVLRSKWHLRKQRTISN encoded by the exons ATGGCGCGAAGCGCCGCCGCCCGGCTGCTCGCTTTCTCCCCTCTCCTTCTCGGCTCCAGCCACTGCCACTTGCGCCTTCGCCACCCTCCCCTCCTCCTACTCCCTACATCCCGTTCTAAGACCACCTCCCGCAAGCTTCCCCGCTCACAGCCTCGTGAGGTGGCGCCTGAACCCGCCGGCAGCGGTCGCCCAGGGCCACCAGGGGCGCCCCCCTCTCTTTTCCAGGAAATCTCCGAACTCGTTGCCTCAGTGGCCAATGTTGAAGCGTTACTACCCCGAAGGAATGGCGGCGCGCCTTGTGATGACCTCGGAGCTGCTGCTGTGGGGTGCACCGAAG ATGATGAGAGTTCTCAATCTCGTGGCACTATCACAATCACAAATGCTGCAGAGGCATTCTGCCGGGAGGCTGGAGACACTGGCATGGCAGTAGATTCTGATGTTGACAATATCAGCGCAATGGTGCACAGGATTACAGCAGTCCTCCGGTCAGAGGCACCTGGGCCGTCAGTGGAGCAGAAGCTTAAGAGCCTGGGTGCGAATTACACTCCGAACCTTGTTAACATGGTGCTGAAGAGGTGCTTCAAGTTCAGGCAACTGGGATTCTGGTTCTTCCACTGGGCAAAGCGACTCCCAGATTTCCACCACACGACGGAGACGTACAACACGATGCTGTACATTGTGGGCGAAGCGAGGAGCTTTGGTATCATGGAGGAGCTCGTGGGCGAGATGGATCGGGAGATGTGCCCCAAGGACATCAAGACATGGACGATTTTATTATCAAAATATGGAAAGGCGAGGCAGATTGGCAAGATGCTGTCAACCTTTGAGGCGATGAGGAAATCGGAATCCATCTGGATAGACAGTAAAGTCTATAGGACAGTTTTTCACGCTTTGTGCAATGCTGATAAGCCTGAGCTTGCTCTTGAGTTCTACAAGGATATGCCCAGCAACATGGAGGTCGGGACTGACATTCTTCGACTACTAATGTGTTGTCTTGCAACATCAGATAATACTACTGAAGGTGTCTATCTTATCAGAGATGATATGATTGATGGCATGAAACATCCAGAGGAGTACTGCTACACGGAGGCTCTTCGAAGCTTTTGTATAGCAGGAAAGCTTGGTGAGGCATGGAAAGTCTTTCagaagatgaagaacaaatcgaTGGCTAACTCATCTGCACTTGAGAATCTCCTGAGAGGGCTCTGCAGAGCAGGGAGAATGGATGAAGCTTTGCAGGTCACAGAATACATGAAGAGGATATCAAGTCTAAACAGTACAACATTTTCGTTCCTCATCAATGGTTACCTTAGGAAAGGGGAGCATACCAAGGCACTTGACTTGCTGCGGGAGATGACAGAATATGGATGTGTTCCACTGGCATCATCTTATACCCAGGTCATGCAACACCTATTTGCAATTGATCAGTGTGAAGAAGCATGTGGACTGTTTGAAGAGATGCTAAAAAACAGTGTTGAACCAGATATTGTTACGTTCACAGCACTGATTTGTGGGCATGTTCGCAGCGGACATATATCCAAAGCATGGGATGTCTTCAGGAATATCAATAAGAATGGTCAGAAACCCACGTTGAAAGCATATACAGTGTTCATGCGAGAGCTCTGCAAGGTGTCCAGGCACCTTGAGGCCGTAGCACTTCTGAAggaaatgctggaatatgattTCAGGCCTTCTGAGACAACTTTCTGCTGGTTAATTTCTACTTTACGCGACAAATCCTATTTGGAAGAGGCAAGTTATGTTGATAGAATGCGGGCATCTTTTAATTTTCGAAACCCTAGAGATGGTTTGCAATTCGAACAGTTAGATGGCATTGACAATGTTGATAAGTTTCGAAAAATGCGCAAGTCTAATCCCCAAGAGAAAGAACTGGCATTGGAGTTCACTGGCTCTCCTTCAGATCAAAATGGTAAGGTCTCCAGTTTCACGCTTTCTGACGACACACATCAGAAAGAACAACAGGACTACAGTGATGGAGATGTTGAAGAAATATGTCGGATTCTGTCTTCTTCTGATGATTGGGGCTCAACACAACAGGCACTGCAGATGAGATCAGTCCATTTTAGTCCTAATCTTGTTGATGCCATTTTGAAGCGTTGTAAAAGGAATAGTCGTGCTGCTTTGCAATTTTTCTCATGGGTTGGGAGGCGACCTTACTACATGCCTACTACAAAAACATACAATACTGCTATGAAACTTGCGGGTTCTGCAAAAGATTTTAAGCACATGCGGTATCTGTACAAAGAAATGTTAAGGATCGGATGCTCCCCAACCGTGGATACATGGAATGTCATGGTCTGTCAGTATGGCAATGCTGGTCTGTCTGAAAAGGCCTTGAAGACATTCTGTTACATGAAGGAGTGTGGGTTTCTGCCTGATAAAACTACTTACAATCACCTGATAATGTACCTCACCTGCAGTAAAGGGCGGAAAATAGATGTGGCAGTCAGAATCTTCCAAGAAATGTGTCATGCAGGGCATATATTTGATAACAGGACATTTTTCATGTATCTTTTGGCTCTATGCGAGTGTGGGAAAATAGCAGATGCAACAAGCTCAGTAGTATCCTTATGTGAACGAGGATTTTCTGTGCAGGCTGGCTACTCCATATTCCTTAGATCATTGTGCAGGGCtgatagagtggaggaagctctCCATTTGTTCGATTGTATTGAGAAACATGGTTGCTCCAGAGACCAGTACATGTACGGGAGTCTAATCCATGTTTTGCTAAGGAGGGACAAATTTGAAGATGCTGTTGCCAAGCTTACAGAAATGAAGAACGAAGGGATACTTCAAAGCACACATATATATACCTCATTCATTGTTTATTACTTTCAGAAGAGAGATGTTGTCAAGGCATTGGATGTGCTCAGGGAGATGAAAGAGAATGGATGTGAGCCTACAGTTGTCACATTCTCTGCTTTGATCCGTGGCTACATGGCCATGGGTATGGTTTCAGAGGCTTGGGCTGTTTTCCAACAAATGAAGATGAGAGGACCTGCACCAGACTTTGAAACCTACTCCATGTTCATGTCATGCCTATGCAAAGCAGGTAGATCAGAAGATGGGTTGCATCTTATCCATGACATGTCGGACCGTGGTTTCATTCCCAGCACAGTAAATTTCATGACTGTTGTCCATGGTCTAAATGTGGAGGGCAAACATGAGCTTGCTGAGTCTGTTCTACGGTCAAAATGGCACTTGCGGAAGCAAAGAACTATCTCAAATTag